One window of Vanessa atalanta chromosome 9, ilVanAtal1.2, whole genome shotgun sequence genomic DNA carries:
- the LOC125066604 gene encoding leucine-rich repeat-containing protein 24 isoform X1 — MKWFIVVVLVTVSKTILAGIAPPGSCPAVCACKWKGGKQTVECVDRALITVPEPVDPATQVLDLSGNNLQILPQEAFARTGLVNLQRVYLRSCNIGQINDRAFKGLTNLVELDLSHNLLTQIPSNSFKDAPFLRDLTLANNPILKIHSDALNNLASIVKFDLSRCDVRDIAADVFKNLKSLESLKLNGNNLRDLPLSSLEKLEKLRVIDLSDNPWICDCRLRDLKMWLSNHKLFSSPSCALPARLANKPFSELSIDEFACKPEIVPINRHVEAAMGQNATVVCRAEAMPSANINWYWNGRLLQNGTNFNSHQRIYTFEVGDIKKKSTLVLTNTQEPGSTEFYCVAENKGGSAEANFTLHVNQMAAGMASLGSAQIASLGAALFLVIIVISLGLLLTFVRFRPTPACESKTPNTLDRVVSGNEVHPTVTDRPHVAVLTNRQESHNYDDPKCNPVLKPPRSNDIPYTTNHYEGRGSLITAGGPVVVSPTVSGGIDPDLINDTRPESANRPGSGEYAREASDSLYPSGLWDQIKMNQANNLARAISSAIPAYYNDRTPIIENSSVNGSHEELGYMSRTFPRSHAMAAANAGSVDGQYPADYGLPVGGARTLRVWQRAPPVLPPVSALKRVLTITRPSEEGFQDGCATDV; from the coding sequence atgaAATGGTTCATAGTGGTAGTGTTAGTGACGGTGTCAAAAACAATTTTGGCTGGAATTGCTCCCCCTGGATCGTGTCCTGCAGTGTGTGCGTGCAAATGGAAAGGCGGAAAACAGACTGTAGAGTGTGTGGACCGAGCTCTTATTACCGTACCAGAACCCGTGGATCCTGCTACGCAAGTGCTTGATCTTTCTgggaataatttacaaattcttCCCCAGGAAGCATTTGCTAGAACGGGCCTTGTTAACTTGCAGCGTGTTTATCTTCGTAGTTGCAATATTGGCCAAATAAATGACAGGGCATTTAAAGGTCTGACTAATTTAGTCGAGTTAGATCTCTCGCATAACTTACTTACTCAGATACCTTCAAATAGCTTCAAAGACGCGCCATTTCTTAGAGATCTCACGCTAGCGAACAATCCTATATTGAAAATACACTCGGATGCACTCAATAATCTCGCTAGCATTGTTAAATTTGATTTGTCGAGATGTGATGTAAGAGATATAGCTGCTGACGtctttaaaaatttgaaatcatTAGAATCATTGAAGTTAAATGGTAATAATCTTCGAGACCTGCCATTAAGTTCCTTggaaaaattagaaaaattaagAGTTATTGATTTGTCGGATAATCCATGGATTTGCGACTGTCGTCTTCGCGATCTTAAGATGTGGTTATCGAATCATAAATTGTTTTCCTCTCCCAGTTGCGCATTACCTGCTCGGCTAGCTAATAAGCCTTTTTCTGAGTTAAGTATCGATGAATTTGCATGTAAACCAGAAATTGTACCAATTAACCGGCACGTTGAGGCAGCAATGGGTCAAAATGCGACTGTTGTTTGCAGGGCGGAAGCCATGCCCAGTGCGAACATTAATTGGTATTGGAATGGTAGATTATTACAAAATGGGACAAATTTTAATTCTCATCAAAGAATTTATACATTTGAAGTGGgtgatattaagaaaaaatcaaCGCTTGTATTAACAAATACCCAAGAACCTGGTTCAACTGAATTTTATTGTGTCGCTGAAAATAAAGGAGGAAGCGCGGAGGCTAACTTTACTTTACATGTCAATCAAATGGCAGCTGGAATGGCTTCATTAGGAAGCGCACAAATAGCAAGTCTTGGAGCAGCATTGTTCTtggttataattgtaatttctttAGGCTTATTGTTAACATTTGTACGATTTCGTCCTACGCCTGCTTGTGAAAGTAAAACACCAAATACTTTAGATAGAGTTGTATCCGGCAACGAAGTTCATCCTACAGTAACAGATAGACCCCATGTGGCCGTTTTAACTAATAGACAAGAATCGCATAACTATGACGATCCCAAATGTAATCCAGTTTTGAAACCACCGAGGTCTAATGATATACCTTATACTACAAATCATTACGAAGGCCGTGGAAGCTTAATTACAGCCGGTGGGCCCGTTGTAGTGTCTCCTACTGTATCGGGAGGAATAGACCCTGATCTTATTAACGATACAAGGCCAGAGAGTGCTAACCGTCCAGGCAGTGGAGAATACGCTCGTGAAGCATCCGATTCTTTATATCCATCAGGCCTTTGGgatcaaattaaaatgaatcaaGCTAATAATTTAGCTCGAGCAATAAGTTCAGCAATTCCAGCCTATTACAATGATCGCACGCCTATTATAGAAAATAGTAGTGTAAATGGATCTCACGAAGAACTGGGATATATGAGTCGCACATTTCCTCGATCACACGCAATGGCTGCAGCTAATGCCGGTTCAGTGGACGGCCAGTATCCGGCCGATTACGGATTGCCAGTGGGCGGAGCACGTACTTTGAGAGTGTGGCAGCGTGCTCCGCCAGTCCTTCCACCTGTGTCAGCACTAAAACGAGTTCTAACCATCACAAGGCCCTCTGAGGAAGGTTTCCAGGATGGCTGTGCTActgatgtttaa
- the LOC125066604 gene encoding leucine-rich repeat-containing protein 24 isoform X2, protein MKWFIVVVLVTVSKTILAGIAPPGSCPAVCACKWKGGKQTVECVDRALITVPEPVDPATQVLDLSGNNLQILPQEAFARTGLVNLQRVYLRSCNIGQINDRAFKGLTNLVELDLSHNLLTQIPSNSFKDAPFLRDLTLANNPILKIHSDALNNLASIVKFDLSRCDVRDIAADVFKNLKSLESLKLNGNNLRDLPLSSLEKLEKLRVIDLSDNPWICDCRLRDLKMWLSNHKLFSSPSCALPARLANKPFSELSIDEFACKPEIVPINRHVEAAMGQNATVVCRAEAMPSANINWYWNGRLLQNGTNFNSHQRIYTFEVGDIKKKSTLVLTNTQEPGSTEFYCVAENKGGSAEANFTLHVNQMAAGMASLGSAQIASLGAALFLVIIVISLGLLLTFVRFRPTPACESKTPNTLDRVVSGNEVHPTVTDRPHVAVLTNRQESHNYDDPKCNPVLKPPRSNDIPYTTNHYEGRGSLITAGGPVVVSPTVSGGIDPDLINDTRPESANRPGSGEYAREASDSLYPSGLWDQIKMNQANNLARAISSAIPAYYNDRTPIIENSSVNGSHEELGYMSRTFPRSHAMAAANAGSVDGQYPADYGLPVLPPVSALKRVLTITRPSEEGFQDGCATDV, encoded by the exons atgaAATGGTTCATAGTGGTAGTGTTAGTGACGGTGTCAAAAACAATTTTGGCTGGAATTGCTCCCCCTGGATCGTGTCCTGCAGTGTGTGCGTGCAAATGGAAAGGCGGAAAACAGACTGTAGAGTGTGTGGACCGAGCTCTTATTACCGTACCAGAACCCGTGGATCCTGCTACGCAAGTGCTTGATCTTTCTgggaataatttacaaattcttCCCCAGGAAGCATTTGCTAGAACGGGCCTTGTTAACTTGCAGCGTGTTTATCTTCGTAGTTGCAATATTGGCCAAATAAATGACAGGGCATTTAAAGGTCTGACTAATTTAGTCGAGTTAGATCTCTCGCATAACTTACTTACTCAGATACCTTCAAATAGCTTCAAAGACGCGCCATTTCTTAGAGATCTCACGCTAGCGAACAATCCTATATTGAAAATACACTCGGATGCACTCAATAATCTCGCTAGCATTGTTAAATTTGATTTGTCGAGATGTGATGTAAGAGATATAGCTGCTGACGtctttaaaaatttgaaatcatTAGAATCATTGAAGTTAAATGGTAATAATCTTCGAGACCTGCCATTAAGTTCCTTggaaaaattagaaaaattaagAGTTATTGATTTGTCGGATAATCCATGGATTTGCGACTGTCGTCTTCGCGATCTTAAGATGTGGTTATCGAATCATAAATTGTTTTCCTCTCCCAGTTGCGCATTACCTGCTCGGCTAGCTAATAAGCCTTTTTCTGAGTTAAGTATCGATGAATTTGCATGTAAACCAGAAATTGTACCAATTAACCGGCACGTTGAGGCAGCAATGGGTCAAAATGCGACTGTTGTTTGCAGGGCGGAAGCCATGCCCAGTGCGAACATTAATTGGTATTGGAATGGTAGATTATTACAAAATGGGACAAATTTTAATTCTCATCAAAGAATTTATACATTTGAAGTGGgtgatattaagaaaaaatcaaCGCTTGTATTAACAAATACCCAAGAACCTGGTTCAACTGAATTTTATTGTGTCGCTGAAAATAAAGGAGGAAGCGCGGAGGCTAACTTTACTTTACATGTCAATCAAATGGCAGCTGGAATGGCTTCATTAGGAAGCGCACAAATAGCAAGTCTTGGAGCAGCATTGTTCTtggttataattgtaatttctttAGGCTTATTGTTAACATTTGTACGATTTCGTCCTACGCCTGCTTGTGAAAGTAAAACACCAAATACTTTAGATAGAGTTGTATCCGGCAACGAAGTTCATCCTACAGTAACAGATAGACCCCATGTGGCCGTTTTAACTAATAGACAAGAATCGCATAACTATGACGATCCCAAATGTAATCCAGTTTTGAAACCACCGAGGTCTAATGATATACCTTATACTACAAATCATTACGAAGGCCGTGGAAGCTTAATTACAGCCGGTGGGCCCGTTGTAGTGTCTCCTACTGTATCGGGAGGAATAGACCCTGATCTTATTAACGATACAAGGCCAGAGAGTGCTAACCGTCCAGGCAGTGGAGAATACGCTCGTGAAGCATCCGATTCTTTATATCCATCAGGCCTTTGGgatcaaattaaaatgaatcaaGCTAATAATTTAGCTCGAGCAATAAGTTCAGCAATTCCAGCCTATTACAATGATCGCACGCCTATTATAGAAAATAGTAGTGTAAATGGATCTCACGAAGAACTGGGATATATGAGTCGCACATTTCCTCGATCACACGCAATGGCTGCAGCTAATGCCGGTTCAGTGGACGGCCAGTATCCGGCCGATTACGGATT GCCAGTCCTTCCACCTGTGTCAGCACTAAAACGAGTTCTAACCATCACAAGGCCCTCTGAGGAAGGTTTCCAGGATGGCTGTGCTActgatgtttaa